From the Desulfuromonadales bacterium genome, one window contains:
- a CDS encoding Bax inhibitor-1 family protein — protein VFTGLTAYDTWKIKAMAAAGAQGRKPAILGALTLYLDFINLFLMLLRLFGNRR, from the coding sequence CGTCTTCACCGGCCTGACCGCCTACGACACCTGGAAGATCAAGGCGATGGCGGCGGCCGGGGCGCAGGGGCGCAAACCGGCGATCCTCGGCGCGCTCACCCTCTATCTCGACTTCATCAACCTCTTTCTCATGCTGCTGCGACTGTTCGGCAATCGGCGGTGA